In a genomic window of Algoriphagus halophilus:
- a CDS encoding DUF4293 domain-containing protein gives MIQRVQTIFLFLVAVAMGITLSMEIWHQVIPDSGESFSLTALFLEKYDASGEVLLSESKWYIAALASFVGFLAIISIFQFRNRGRQMMLNMVNSLVMVGLVATIFITTNGINSELSLSQSGDYKIGFWVVLAAMVCNMLANRFIRKDEALVRSVDRIR, from the coding sequence ATGATTCAACGAGTTCAAACAATATTCCTGTTTTTAGTGGCAGTCGCTATGGGGATAACCTTAAGTATGGAAATTTGGCATCAAGTGATTCCAGATTCAGGAGAAAGTTTTTCTTTGACCGCACTTTTTTTGGAAAAATATGATGCTTCAGGGGAAGTATTACTTTCAGAATCTAAATGGTATATCGCTGCATTGGCCTCATTTGTAGGGTTTTTGGCAATCATTTCGATTTTCCAATTTAGAAATAGAGGTAGGCAAATGATGTTGAATATGGTCAATTCATTGGTCATGGTAGGCTTAGTTGCCACTATTTTCATAACTACGAATGGAATTAATTCTGAACTTTCCTTATCTCAAAGCGGGGATTACAAGATCGGTTTTTGGGTAGTTCTTGCTGCCATGGTTTGTAATATGCTTGCCAATCGATTCATTAGAAAAGATGAAGCTTTGGTAAGATCCGTAGATAGAATCAGATAA
- a CDS encoding RNA polymerase sigma factor: MGIQKLNSELINKVIQQDRSAQFQLFELTKSMLYSICYRVLANEDEANDVLQDAYVEVFQNIRKLEHPQALISWMKTITIRKAIKESKKQILFAPIEDHNPATTENFDAWFDAEVLDQAIQSLPDGARTVFVLVAIEGYSHQESAKLLGISESTSKSQLHYAKTLLKSRITNLLQA, from the coding sequence ATGGGTATTCAAAAGCTAAATTCAGAGTTAATCAATAAGGTAATCCAACAAGACCGATCCGCTCAATTCCAGCTTTTTGAATTAACCAAAAGTATGCTGTATTCCATTTGTTATAGAGTGTTGGCCAATGAAGACGAAGCAAATGATGTATTGCAGGATGCATATGTGGAAGTATTTCAAAACATACGAAAACTCGAACATCCACAAGCACTTATTTCTTGGATGAAGACCATTACAATTCGGAAAGCAATTAAGGAAAGTAAAAAACAGATTCTTTTTGCTCCGATTGAAGACCATAATCCAGCAACTACCGAAAATTTTGATGCATGGTTTGATGCGGAAGTCTTGGACCAAGCCATTCAAAGCCTTCCTGACGGAGCCAGAACTGTTTTCGTTTTAGTGGCAATAGAAGGTTACTCTCATCAAGAGTCAGCCAAGTTATTAGGGATTTCAGAAAGCACCTCCAAATCGCAACTTCATTATGCAAAAACCTTATTAAAATCCAGAATCACTAATCTCCTACAGGCATGA
- a CDS encoding trans-sulfuration enzyme family protein translates to MRFETIAIHGGNFVSDSEKPVIQPITLSTTFIHQENSMIYSRANNPNRASLEKLLASLERGEDAAAFSSGNAAGIAVFQALKPGSHIIAPDDMYHGLKKGILTLFDGVLEASFVDMTDLEKVQEAFQENTKLVWVETPSNPLLKISDLEAISKLAKSKGAILACDNTFATPVFQNPLLLGADLVMHSSTKYFGGHSDILGGALVTKEKNEFWDKIKNVQTTGGAVPSPMDCYYLCRSIKTLPYRMKGHAEHAMVLANYLSQHPNIEKVYYPGLKNHPGHDIAARQMTGFGGILSFQVKGDATTADMLISKLKYYTNATSLGGVESLIERRAASEGPDTKTPQNLIRLSVGLEHLDDLLEDLDEALK, encoded by the coding sequence ATGAGGTTTGAAACAATCGCAATTCATGGAGGGAATTTCGTGTCGGATTCTGAAAAACCAGTAATCCAGCCTATTACCTTGAGTACCACTTTTATTCATCAGGAAAACTCCATGATCTATTCTCGGGCAAATAATCCCAATAGAGCTTCTTTGGAAAAATTATTGGCAAGTTTGGAAAGAGGAGAAGACGCAGCAGCTTTCAGTTCGGGGAATGCGGCTGGAATAGCTGTATTTCAAGCTTTGAAGCCTGGTTCTCATATTATTGCTCCAGATGATATGTATCATGGTTTAAAAAAAGGAATTTTGACTTTGTTTGATGGAGTATTGGAGGCCTCATTTGTGGATATGACTGATTTAGAGAAAGTACAGGAAGCTTTCCAGGAAAACACCAAATTGGTCTGGGTAGAAACACCATCCAATCCCTTGTTGAAAATTTCTGATTTAGAGGCAATTTCAAAATTGGCAAAATCAAAAGGTGCGATCCTTGCCTGTGACAATACCTTTGCGACTCCTGTTTTTCAAAACCCGTTGTTATTAGGAGCTGATTTAGTCATGCATTCCAGTACTAAATATTTTGGAGGTCACTCTGATATTTTAGGAGGAGCCTTGGTGACAAAAGAAAAAAATGAATTCTGGGACAAAATAAAGAATGTGCAGACCACTGGTGGGGCGGTTCCTTCCCCAATGGATTGTTACTATTTATGTAGAAGTATAAAAACTCTTCCTTATAGAATGAAAGGACATGCTGAACATGCAATGGTATTAGCAAATTATTTATCTCAACACCCAAACATCGAAAAAGTCTATTATCCTGGCTTGAAAAATCATCCAGGTCACGACATTGCTGCTCGGCAGATGACAGGATTTGGAGGAATACTCTCTTTTCAAGTAAAAGGGGATGCTACAACAGCAGATATGCTGATTTCAAAGTTAAAGTATTACACAAATGCCACGAGCCTTGGAGGAGTAGAAAGCTTAATAGAGAGAAGGGCTGCTTCCGAGGGACCCGATACTAAAACTCCACAAAATTTAATTAGACTCTCTGTAGGCTTAGAGCATTTAGATGATTTGCTAGAAGATTTAGACGAGGCTTTGAAATAA
- a CDS encoding cupin domain-containing protein, with amino-acid sequence MNIDKVSIPAKLAQFSDYWNPRIVGELNQQQVKLVKFKGEFVWHHHEHEDELFLVLEGEFDMEFRDKTIHLNKNDFLIVPKGVEHRPVASQEVSVLLFEPASTLNTGNTVGDLTKSELEKL; translated from the coding sequence ATGAACATAGATAAGGTCTCTATCCCAGCTAAACTAGCTCAATTTTCAGATTATTGGAACCCACGCATAGTTGGCGAACTAAATCAGCAACAAGTTAAACTGGTCAAATTTAAAGGGGAGTTCGTTTGGCATCACCATGAACATGAGGATGAGCTTTTCTTAGTCCTTGAAGGAGAGTTTGATATGGAATTCAGGGATAAAACGATCCATTTAAACAAAAACGACTTCTTGATTGTCCCGAAAGGAGTAGAGCACAGACCTGTCGCTTCCCAAGAAGTTTCAGTTCTTTTATTTGAACCTGCTAGTACCTTGAATACAGGTAATACGGTTGGGGATTTAACTAAGTCAGAATTGGAAAAACTTTAA